The following proteins are co-located in the Ruminococcaceae bacterium KH2T8 genome:
- a CDS encoding Nitroreductase: MNETLKVLESRRSCRNFKPDMVKAEDIDAILKAGTYAATGMGKQSPVIIAVTDKELRDQISEENRKIGGWNEGFDPFYGAPVILIVLADKSVPTHVYDGSLVMGNLMNAAESLGVASIWIHRAKEEFDSEFGKSILKKLGIEGDYEGIGHCALGYAADAPKAPAARKENYVYRI, from the coding sequence ATGAACGAAACACTCAAAGTCTTAGAGAGCAGGAGAAGCTGCAGGAACTTTAAGCCTGATATGGTCAAAGCAGAAGATATTGATGCTATCTTAAAGGCAGGTACATATGCAGCTACCGGAATGGGCAAGCAGAGCCCTGTCATCATAGCAGTAACCGATAAGGAACTTCGCGATCAGATCTCCGAAGAGAACAGAAAGATCGGCGGATGGAACGAAGGATTTGATCCTTTCTACGGAGCACCCGTTATCCTTATCGTACTTGCGGATAAGTCCGTGCCTACTCATGTGTATGACGGCTCGCTCGTAATGGGTAATCTCATGAACGCGGCAGAGAGCCTCGGAGTAGCAAGCATCTGGATCCACAGAGCGAAGGAAGAGTTTGATTCCGAATTCGGTAAGTCTATCCTTAAAAAGCTCGGTATTGAGGGCGATTACGAGGGTATCGGACACTGCGCATTAGGCTATGCTGCAGATGCTCCCAAGGCACCCGCGGCAAGAAAGGAAAACTACGTTTATCGCATCTGA
- a CDS encoding 8-oxo-dGTP diphosphatase codes for MKTIKVVAAIIRKGDRIFATQRGYGEFKDGWEFPGGKVEPGETSQEALVREIREELDADIEVGSLLTTVEYDYPKFHLSMDCFWAELVPWSEMKLIEHEACRWLSIDELAEVDWLPADIEVIRAIRGSHQ; via the coding sequence ATGAAAACAATAAAAGTTGTTGCTGCGATAATTCGAAAAGGTGATAGGATCTTCGCGACTCAAAGAGGCTACGGCGAGTTCAAGGACGGGTGGGAATTCCCGGGGGGCAAAGTTGAGCCGGGTGAGACGTCGCAGGAGGCTCTGGTGCGCGAGATCCGTGAAGAGCTCGATGCCGACATAGAGGTGGGTTCGCTTCTGACTACGGTCGAATACGATTATCCCAAGTTTCATCTTTCGATGGACTGCTTTTGGGCGGAACTCGTACCCTGGTCTGAGATGAAGCTCATAGAGCATGAAGCGTGCAGGTGGCTCTCGATCGATGAGCTCGCGGAAGTTGACTGGCTGCCCGCCGATATCGAAGTCATCCGCGCGATCAGGGGATCGCACCAATAA
- a CDS encoding diguanylate cyclase (GGDEF) domain-containing protein, translating into MNRKFTIGQKMYWFIVAVTIFVGGIVCATSYLINANQIDNYFIRLVTSCSSNYATFVDVEYLKELRAVVESDGFQEVRDLAEKTDDDQLIQDYLMEQGLWDRYEEEREEMRHYARNMQDIKYLYIVVWGGEDGPDMYLLDSDDVPLYETGMFEEREPEFHGVDPTVPIEPTFTNSDWGYLCSGYMPIYDSEGNLVCHIGCDVDMHEIQDERTANLTFMIFCTLICVALAQVGAMVFVNTIVVKPLNTITKAVKKFDPKEGMDYKEAGVMDLDIKNRDEIGTIYNEIRSQQIRIVDYVRSVTDIRRDKEMTEADLRKKKVEVGRISEEAYKDALTGVGSKTAYNRKIIELTALMEQGFKEFAIVVMDVNRLKFINDTYGHSIGDEYIRGCVHVICEILKHSPVFRIGGDEFVAVLTGEDYNNRDERFIALAKAFDDAYKNEDAEPQKRYSASVGIAECTVAHEKIDEVFKIADKNMYDAKMKFKKDNGIDPEART; encoded by the coding sequence ATGAACAGGAAATTCACGATAGGTCAGAAGATGTACTGGTTCATAGTTGCGGTGACGATCTTCGTCGGCGGTATCGTATGCGCGACATCGTATCTTATCAATGCCAATCAGATAGATAACTATTTCATAAGGCTCGTAACGAGCTGTTCCTCCAATTATGCTACGTTCGTAGATGTTGAGTATCTTAAGGAACTTCGTGCCGTGGTAGAATCGGACGGATTCCAGGAGGTCAGGGATCTTGCCGAGAAGACTGACGACGATCAGCTCATACAGGATTATCTTATGGAGCAGGGATTGTGGGATCGCTATGAAGAAGAACGTGAAGAGATGCGTCACTACGCAAGGAATATGCAGGATATCAAGTATCTCTATATCGTTGTCTGGGGCGGTGAAGACGGACCTGATATGTATCTTCTTGATTCGGATGATGTACCGCTTTATGAGACGGGTATGTTCGAGGAAAGAGAACCTGAGTTTCACGGCGTAGATCCTACCGTTCCCATCGAGCCGACTTTCACGAACAGTGACTGGGGCTATCTTTGTTCCGGCTATATGCCTATCTATGACAGTGAAGGTAACCTGGTCTGTCATATCGGTTGTGATGTCGATATGCATGAGATACAGGATGAGAGAACGGCAAATCTTACATTCATGATCTTCTGTACTCTTATCTGTGTGGCACTTGCCCAAGTTGGTGCAATGGTCTTCGTTAATACTATAGTGGTAAAACCTCTTAATACGATAACTAAGGCGGTCAAGAAGTTCGACCCTAAGGAGGGAATGGACTATAAGGAAGCCGGTGTCATGGATCTTGATATCAAGAACCGTGATGAGATCGGAACGATCTATAACGAGATCCGTTCGCAGCAGATCAGGATCGTCGATTACGTTCGAAGCGTTACCGATATACGCCGCGATAAGGAGATGACCGAAGCTGACCTTCGTAAGAAGAAAGTGGAAGTGGGAAGGATCAGTGAAGAGGCGTATAAGGATGCATTAACGGGCGTCGGCAGCAAGACTGCATATAACAGGAAGATCATCGAGCTTACGGCTCTTATGGAGCAGGGATTCAAGGAGTTTGCGATCGTCGTTATGGATGTCAACAGGCTCAAGTTCATCAATGATACTTACGGTCACAGCATCGGCGACGAATATATAAGAGGATGCGTTCATGTGATCTGCGAGATACTGAAGCATTCACCGGTATTCCGTATCGGCGGAGACGAGTTCGTAGCGGTGCTCACGGGCGAAGACTATAACAACAGGGACGAACGTTTCATTGCTCTCGCGAAAGCTTTCGATGACGCTTATAAGAACGAAGACGCAGAACCGCAAAAGCGTTATTCCGCTTCCGTTGGTATCGCCGAGTGTACGGTCGCACACGAGAAGATCGACGAAGTATTCAAGATCGCCGACAAGAATATGTACGACGCTAAGATGAAGTTCAAGAAAGATAACGGGATCGATCCCGAAGCTCGTACATGA
- a CDS encoding putative transcriptional regulator, whose protein sequence is MGKIILRLDRVMADRKMSLNELAEKVGISNVNLSKMKNGKISAIRFSTLEAICEVLDCQPGDILEYTKDS, encoded by the coding sequence ATGGGAAAGATAATATTACGACTCGACAGAGTCATGGCAGACAGGAAGATGTCCCTCAACGAGCTCGCCGAAAAGGTAGGCATATCGAACGTAAATCTCTCGAAGATGAAGAACGGCAAGATAAGCGCGATCCGCTTCTCGACACTCGAAGCGATATGCGAAGTCCTCGATTGCCAGCCGGGCGACATACTGGAATACACAAAGGATAGTTGA
- a CDS encoding Ribosomal protein S18 acetylase RimI encodes MVRRALHDDIERILELLIQVDMVHHEGRPDLFKGPATKYNAQELEAIIKDDDTPVFVCEIEDGTVAGHAFCMAKQVTGDSVLTDVRTLYIDDICVDEKARGKGVGRELYEHVLQYAKDNGFYNITLNVWECNPGAKKFYESMGLTPQKITMEKIL; translated from the coding sequence ATGGTAAGACGCGCTTTACATGATGATATAGAGAGGATCTTGGAGCTTCTGATCCAGGTCGACATGGTACACCATGAAGGTCGTCCCGATCTCTTTAAAGGTCCCGCGACTAAGTATAATGCGCAGGAACTCGAAGCGATAATCAAGGATGATGATACTCCCGTTTTTGTCTGTGAGATCGAAGACGGTACGGTAGCGGGACACGCATTCTGCATGGCAAAGCAGGTGACGGGCGACTCGGTTCTTACCGATGTCAGGACGCTTTATATTGACGATATCTGTGTGGATGAGAAAGCGCGCGGCAAAGGTGTCGGCAGGGAGCTCTACGAACATGTCCTGCAGTATGCGAAAGACAACGGATTTTATAACATCACTTTGAACGTCTGGGAGTGCAACCCGGGGGCTAAGAAGTTCTACGAATCGATGGGGCTTACCCCGCAGAAGATAACGATGGAGAAGATACTTTAA
- a CDS encoding ABC-type glycerol-3-phosphate transport system, substrate-binding protein, translating to MYYKRRIIAAFTATVTCASALLMSGCGKQDDNIVSEDSLWYSTTKTTIGQQYSENDDIQTFSPTYLGRIDDKLIFLTTCSYYRDAVSEYDVAAPFEQYLYGLDVYGLDGTLISSFDITQNLKDCDPHAGGEAECYMLSVQGGIRDDQALVAINDAEFIVDEDTGEVVSAQLATGDGSGAVEDGMFEFAGYEVKLYFTFENEFSDTQFQITDPDGEVSEFRLSDKITMEDGTYVDGVIYKGDDKAVVKLSDYNWNESFYELDLKTFQMTEYSGETGWFRDDFFDAVYFEGVGNVIVNQTGIRKLDFEANEKTEVFSFDSCNINRYDADNLLLLEMDEDTIIMTSRKYNGNSYYSDLSGESDLFILIRQDSNPNAGKTILTAASLDTFDYAFCEAVCRYNESDPDHFIRLENKYSTEARYMNGELDSYSEDKNEEYLESMGELSTRLMVDLLSGDGPDLIINGGSYAQLNSDDYLLDLSDSIDTDGLFTNVIDASKQDGKIYQLPLALTVSGIVTKREDVAPDQAGFTFEQYEDFVSTVCNGTDPVGIGKIDFFINAMTSVCHECVVNDNADFDNAGFRALAEYVSENVLDMPEGSDEENIVFVEPVPSSQVSAEYYPNLSFDYLMFVYSDSISDIKVMGLPSPDGRGPGISISSSVAISAKTDQIDACKAFVNMLLSEEIQYAFGRFDGTTPMRKSSFEQAARESIDQYNDLYERYSRLYTSAEIRMLGFPWCEVDYSSIDEYESMIESCSYIDSVDPANAVIIREEMPAYFSGQKTLDEVLILINDRTQTFLNERG from the coding sequence ATGTATTATAAACGTAGGATCATTGCCGCCTTTACGGCAACGGTCACATGCGCTTCGGCGCTTCTGATGTCAGGCTGCGGAAAGCAGGACGATAATATAGTTTCAGAAGATTCGCTTTGGTATTCAACGACAAAGACGACTATAGGTCAGCAGTATAGCGAGAACGATGATATCCAGACGTTTTCCCCGACATATCTTGGAAGGATCGATGATAAGCTCATATTCCTGACGACGTGCTCATATTATCGTGATGCCGTTTCCGAATACGATGTTGCGGCCCCTTTTGAGCAGTACCTTTACGGACTTGATGTCTACGGACTCGACGGCACGCTTATAAGTTCATTTGATATAACACAGAACCTTAAGGACTGCGACCCTCACGCCGGGGGAGAAGCTGAATGCTATATGCTCTCGGTCCAGGGAGGTATCAGGGACGATCAGGCGCTCGTTGCCATTAACGATGCCGAGTTCATCGTCGACGAAGATACGGGTGAGGTAGTATCGGCACAGCTTGCGACCGGGGATGGTTCGGGCGCCGTCGAAGACGGGATGTTTGAGTTCGCAGGTTATGAGGTGAAGCTGTACTTTACCTTCGAAAATGAATTCTCGGATACGCAGTTTCAGATCACGGATCCCGACGGAGAAGTAAGTGAATTCCGCCTGAGTGACAAGATCACGATGGAAGACGGCACATATGTCGACGGCGTGATCTATAAGGGTGACGATAAGGCGGTCGTAAAACTCTCCGACTATAACTGGAATGAGTCATTTTATGAGCTCGACCTTAAGACTTTTCAGATGACGGAATATTCGGGCGAGACCGGATGGTTCAGGGATGATTTCTTCGATGCCGTTTATTTCGAAGGCGTCGGAAATGTCATCGTTAATCAGACGGGCATCAGAAAGCTCGATTTTGAGGCGAATGAAAAGACTGAGGTGTTCAGTTTTGATTCATGTAATATCAACCGCTACGATGCCGATAACCTCCTGCTCCTTGAGATGGACGAAGATACGATCATCATGACGAGCCGAAAGTATAACGGCAACTCTTACTATTCCGATTTGTCGGGTGAGAGTGATCTTTTTATCCTCATTAGGCAGGACTCTAATCCCAATGCCGGAAAGACTATCCTCACCGCAGCATCGCTCGATACTTTCGATTATGCATTCTGTGAAGCGGTCTGCAGATATAATGAATCGGATCCCGACCATTTCATAAGACTCGAGAATAAGTATTCGACTGAGGCCAGATATATGAACGGTGAGCTCGACTCTTATTCGGAGGATAAGAATGAAGAGTATCTCGAGTCTATGGGAGAACTTTCAACGCGCCTCATGGTCGATCTTTTATCGGGTGACGGTCCCGACCTGATCATAAACGGCGGATCATATGCGCAGCTCAATTCAGACGATTATCTTCTCGACCTTTCCGATTCGATCGATACTGACGGACTCTTTACGAATGTGATCGACGCGTCAAAGCAGGACGGAAAGATCTATCAGCTTCCGCTCGCGTTGACGGTCTCGGGCATCGTCACGAAAAGGGAAGATGTAGCACCTGATCAGGCAGGGTTTACTTTTGAGCAGTACGAAGATTTTGTGTCGACTGTATGTAACGGAACAGATCCCGTGGGTATAGGAAAGATCGATTTCTTTATCAACGCGATGACCTCTGTCTGCCACGAGTGCGTTGTTAATGATAATGCTGATTTCGATAACGCGGGATTCAGGGCTCTGGCTGAATATGTAAGCGAAAATGTGTTGGATATGCCCGAAGGTTCCGACGAAGAAAATATCGTATTCGTAGAGCCGGTACCGAGCTCGCAGGTATCAGCCGAGTATTACCCGAACCTGTCGTTTGACTATCTGATGTTCGTCTATTCGGATAGCATCTCTGATATAAAGGTCATGGGGCTGCCGTCACCGGACGGAAGAGGTCCCGGGATATCGATCAGTTCGTCTGTTGCGATATCGGCGAAAACGGATCAAATAGACGCCTGCAAAGCTTTCGTGAATATGCTCCTTTCGGAGGAGATACAGTATGCCTTCGGAAGGTTCGACGGCACGACTCCGATGCGAAAGTCTTCGTTCGAACAGGCGGCGCGCGAATCGATAGATCAGTATAACGATCTTTACGAGCGCTACAGCAGACTGTATACGTCGGCGGAGATCAGGATGCTGGGCTTCCCGTGGTGCGAAGTAGATTACTCATCGATCGACGAATACGAATCCATGATCGAGTCGTGTTCATATATAGATTCGGTCGACCCCGCCAATGCCGTAATAATAAGAGAGGAGATGCCCGCATATTTCTCGGGGCAGAAGACCCTGGACGAAGTGCTGATCCTGATCAATGACAGGACACAGACTTTCCTCAACGAACGCGGGTGA
- a CDS encoding 2-dehydro-3-deoxygluconokinase, with protein MKVTTLGEIMLRLKSYGSERFFQSPGFEATFGGGEANVSVSLANYGMETDFVTALPENGIADECIRQLRGFGVGTNNIIKGAGRMGIYFLESGANQRPSKVIYDREYSVISLTTVDKYDWDKIFDGTTWFHITGITPAISEIAAEVALTAVKEANARGITVSCDLNYRKNLWKYGKDAKSVMTQITQYTDVVIANEEDCQKSLGISVDVDVNSGIIDNSKYQELTNKVLAEYPNVKKIAVTLRESYSADHNGWRACINNGKEFYVSKKYDITDIVDRVGGGDSFAGGLIYGLNTYASDAKALEFAVAASCLKHSISGDFNRVSVSEVENLMNGDGSGRVQR; from the coding sequence ATGAAAGTAACTACACTTGGCGAGATAATGTTAAGACTTAAATCCTACGGCAGCGAGAGGTTCTTCCAGAGCCCCGGCTTCGAGGCGACTTTCGGAGGCGGTGAGGCCAACGTATCCGTATCACTTGCAAATTACGGAATGGAGACGGACTTCGTAACCGCGCTCCCCGAAAACGGTATAGCTGACGAGTGCATCAGGCAGCTTCGCGGATTCGGCGTAGGCACGAATAACATCATCAAGGGCGCAGGCAGGATGGGTATCTATTTCCTCGAGTCCGGCGCGAACCAGAGGCCCAGCAAGGTCATCTACGACAGAGAGTATTCCGTCATCTCATTGACGACTGTCGATAAGTACGATTGGGATAAGATCTTCGACGGCACGACATGGTTTCATATAACCGGTATCACACCCGCCATCTCCGAGATCGCGGCAGAGGTTGCGCTCACGGCAGTTAAGGAAGCGAATGCACGCGGCATCACCGTATCCTGTGACCTCAACTATCGAAAGAATCTCTGGAAGTACGGTAAGGACGCGAAGTCCGTGATGACACAGATCACACAGTATACGGATGTCGTTATCGCGAACGAAGAGGACTGCCAGAAGTCTCTCGGCATATCCGTTGACGTAGACGTTAATTCGGGCATCATCGACAACAGCAAATATCAGGAACTGACGAATAAGGTGCTCGCCGAGTATCCCAACGTAAAGAAGATCGCGGTAACTCTTCGCGAAAGCTACAGCGCTGATCATAACGGCTGGAGAGCATGCATCAATAACGGTAAGGAATTCTATGTAAGCAAGAAGTATGACATCACGGATATCGTCGACAGAGTAGGCGGCGGTGATTCATTTGCGGGCGGCCTTATCTACGGCCTTAATACATACGCATCCGACGCCAAGGCACTGGAGTTCGCGGTAGCTGCAAGCTGCCTCAAGCACTCCATAAGCGGTGACTTTAACAGAGTATCCGTATCCGAAGTCGAGAACCTCATGAACGGTGACGGCTCGGGAAGGGTACAGAGGTAA
- a CDS encoding 2-dehydro-3-deoxygluconokinase/2-dehydro-3-deoxyphosphogluconate aldolase / (4S)-4-hydroxy-2-oxoglutarate aldolase translates to MFMDFYETVNKVGVVPVVVIEDKADAIATAKALIEGGINFMEITLRTPCALEAIELVSRNVPDMIVGAGTVLNRDAAERAVEAGAKFIVSPGFFPDVVDYCQEISLPVIPGCVTPTEINSAINKGIKTVKFFPADVYGGIKSIKELSSVFSDVKFLPTGGINAANMAQYISEPFIIAVGGSWVCSKKMINSHDYEGIADNAKQATEIIRSLKENAA, encoded by the coding sequence ATGTTTATGGATTTTTATGAGACGGTAAATAAGGTCGGCGTAGTACCCGTTGTGGTGATAGAGGACAAGGCGGATGCGATCGCTACCGCAAAGGCTCTGATCGAGGGCGGGATCAACTTTATGGAGATCACGTTAAGGACTCCGTGCGCACTCGAAGCGATCGAACTCGTAAGCAGGAACGTACCCGACATGATCGTCGGAGCCGGTACGGTCCTTAACAGGGATGCTGCGGAAAGAGCAGTCGAGGCCGGTGCGAAGTTTATCGTATCCCCCGGGTTCTTTCCCGATGTCGTCGATTACTGTCAGGAGATAAGCCTCCCCGTGATTCCCGGATGCGTGACTCCGACCGAGATAAACAGCGCGATCAATAAGGGTATTAAGACAGTCAAGTTCTTCCCGGCAGATGTATACGGCGGGATCAAGTCGATAAAGGAACTGTCGTCCGTTTTCTCCGATGTGAAGTTTCTTCCCACAGGTGGAATCAATGCCGCTAATATGGCACAATATATCTCTGAACCGTTCATAATCGCAGTCGGCGGCAGCTGGGTCTGCTCGAAGAAGATGATCAATTCTCACGACTACGAAGGGATAGCTGATAATGCTAAGCAGGCAACGGAAATAATCAGATCTCTTAAGGAGAATGCGGCATGA
- a CDS encoding glucuronate isomerase yields the protein MNSLINDDFLLKTSKARSLYDKYAKDLPIIDYHCHLSPEQIANDIKFDNIADIWLSGDHYKWRLMRAAGVDERLITGDASPKEKFMAWAKVIGRAWGNPLFHWTALELARYFDIYEPLNETTAEAIWDKTSKILSTGAMSATWFLRKSRVELVCTTDDPIDSLKWHKQIASSGITDTRVLPTFRPDPAVEISKADFVSYIEKLGEASGISIKSAADVKTALSKRMDHFASVGCRLADHGLEFVPYSDADEAAAEAAFARRLSGASLTADEIDAYKTSLLLFCAREYSARGWTMQLHFGCRRNNNSAMFDTLGADIGCDTIAGANDFITPLAQFMSRLSSEGALPRMILYSLDPVYNAQIDTLIGCFQEGPDVLKIQHGSAWWFNDNIDGIRDQMRHLALQSYFPGFIGMLTDSRSFLSYPRHEYFRRILCDMLGQSVEDGLFPDDDNILGEIIRNVCHDNAAKYFM from the coding sequence ATGAATTCACTTATAAATGACGATTTCCTTTTGAAGACTTCCAAGGCGCGCAGCCTTTACGATAAATATGCGAAGGATCTGCCGATAATCGACTACCACTGTCACTTATCCCCCGAGCAGATCGCGAACGACATAAAGTTCGATAACATCGCTGACATCTGGCTCTCGGGCGACCACTATAAGTGGCGTCTCATGAGAGCGGCAGGCGTTGACGAAAGACTTATCACAGGGGACGCATCTCCAAAGGAAAAGTTCATGGCATGGGCGAAAGTGATCGGCCGCGCGTGGGGCAATCCGCTCTTCCACTGGACGGCCCTGGAGCTCGCCCGCTACTTCGATATCTACGAGCCCTTGAATGAGACGACTGCCGAGGCGATCTGGGATAAGACAAGTAAGATCCTGTCGACCGGCGCGATGTCCGCGACATGGTTTCTCAGGAAGTCCCGCGTCGAGCTCGTGTGCACGACAGACGATCCTATCGATTCACTTAAGTGGCATAAGCAGATCGCCTCATCCGGGATCACCGATACGCGCGTCCTCCCTACTTTCAGACCTGACCCTGCAGTCGAGATCTCGAAAGCTGATTTTGTCTCCTATATCGAGAAGCTTGGTGAAGCGAGCGGCATATCGATAAAGAGCGCCGCCGATGTAAAGACGGCACTGTCAAAGAGGATGGATCACTTCGCTTCGGTCGGATGCCGTCTCGCAGATCACGGTCTCGAGTTCGTCCCCTACTCCGACGCGGATGAAGCCGCAGCAGAAGCTGCGTTCGCGCGCCGCCTCTCCGGAGCTTCGTTAACCGCCGATGAGATCGACGCATATAAGACATCTTTACTGCTCTTCTGCGCGCGCGAATACAGCGCCCGCGGATGGACGATGCAGCTGCACTTCGGATGCAGGAGAAACAATAACAGTGCGATGTTCGATACTCTCGGCGCAGACATCGGATGCGATACGATCGCGGGCGCTAATGACTTCATCACACCACTTGCGCAGTTCATGAGCAGACTTTCCTCTGAAGGCGCACTTCCCAGGATGATCCTTTACAGTCTCGACCCTGTCTATAATGCGCAGATCGATACGCTCATCGGATGCTTCCAGGAGGGTCCCGATGTCCTTAAGATCCAGCACGGATCCGCATGGTGGTTCAACGATAATATCGACGGCATACGCGATCAGATGAGACACCTTGCGCTGCAGAGCTACTTTCCCGGATTCATTGGAATGCTCACCGACTCACGTAGCTTCCTGTCGTACCCGCGCCACGAATACTTCAGGCGGATCCTGTGCGACATGCTCGGCCAGTCAGTCGAAGACGGTCTCTTCCCCGACGACGATAACATCCTCGGCGAGATAATAAGAAACGTCTGCCACGACAACGCAGCGAAGTATTTCATGTAA